One part of the Streptomyces lienomycini genome encodes these proteins:
- a CDS encoding inositol-3-phosphate synthase, with protein sequence MGSVRVAIVGVGNCAASLVQGVEYYKDADPAAKVPGLMHVQFGDYHVSDIEFVAAFDVDAKKVGLDLADAIGASENNTIKICDVPNSGVQVQRGHTHDGLGKYYRQTIEESAEEPVDIVQILKDKQVDVLVCYLPVGSEAAAKYYAQCAIDAKVAFVNALPVFIAGTKEWADKFTEAGVPIVGDDIKSQVGATITHRVMAKLFEDRGVVLDRTMQLNVGGNMDFKNMLERERLESKKISKTQAVTSQIPDRDLGADNVHIGPSDYVAWLDDRKWAYVRLEGRAFGDVPLNLEYKLEVWDSPNSAGVIIDALRAAKIAKDRGIGGPILSASSYFMKSPPVQYFDDEARANVEKFIAGEVER encoded by the coding sequence ATGGGTTCGGTTCGCGTAGCCATCGTCGGTGTGGGCAACTGCGCCGCATCGCTGGTGCAGGGCGTCGAGTACTACAAGGACGCCGACCCGGCGGCCAAGGTCCCCGGCCTGATGCACGTCCAGTTCGGCGACTACCACGTCAGTGACATCGAGTTCGTCGCCGCCTTCGACGTGGACGCCAAGAAGGTCGGGCTCGACCTCGCGGACGCCATCGGCGCCTCCGAGAACAACACCATCAAGATCTGCGACGTGCCGAACAGCGGCGTCCAGGTCCAGCGCGGCCACACGCACGACGGTCTCGGCAAGTACTACCGCCAGACCATCGAGGAGTCCGCCGAGGAGCCGGTCGACATCGTCCAGATCCTCAAGGACAAGCAGGTCGACGTCCTCGTCTGCTACCTGCCGGTCGGTTCCGAGGCCGCGGCGAAGTACTACGCCCAGTGCGCCATCGACGCCAAGGTCGCCTTCGTCAACGCCCTCCCGGTCTTCATCGCCGGCACCAAGGAGTGGGCAGACAAGTTCACCGAGGCGGGTGTCCCGATCGTCGGCGACGACATCAAGTCGCAGGTCGGCGCCACCATCACGCACCGCGTCATGGCGAAGCTGTTCGAGGACCGGGGCGTCGTCCTGGACCGCACGATGCAGCTGAACGTCGGCGGCAACATGGACTTCAAGAACATGCTCGAGCGTGAGCGCCTGGAGTCCAAGAAGATCTCCAAGACGCAGGCCGTCACCTCCCAGATCCCCGACCGCGACCTGGGTGCGGACAACGTCCACATCGGCCCGTCCGACTACGTCGCCTGGCTGGACGACCGCAAGTGGGCCTACGTCCGCCTCGAGGGCCGCGCGTTCGGTGACGTCCCGCTGAACCTCGAGTACAAGCTCGAGGTGTGGGACTCCCCGAACTCGGCCGGTGTCATCATCGACGCCCTGCGCGCCGCGAAGATCGCCAAGGACCGCGGCATCGGCGGCCCGATCCTGTCGGCGTCGAGCTACTTCATGAAGTCCCCGCCGGTCCAGTACTTCGACGACGAAGCCCGTGCCAACGTCGAGAAGTTCATCGCCGGCGAGGTCGAGCGCTGA
- a CDS encoding MFS transporter — MAVVRDLRFLLRLKGFRRLLAVRLLSQGADGVYQVALATYVVFSPEKQTSAAAIASAMAVLLLPYSLVGPFAGVLLDRWRRRQVFLYGNLLRAALATVTAVLMIASVPDWLFYVSALCVTAVNRFVLAGLSAALPRVVDADRLVIANSLSPTAGTLAATAGGGLAFVVRLAVADTDAAVVLLGAFLYLCGALASLRIAVELLGPDPTLVPPRLTSAFTGTARDLVAGLRHLAAPARREAAWALAGMTLMRFCYGALLVMLLMLCRYALTSSAEEGLALLGLALGVSGAGFFAAAVVTPWAAGRLGPGRWMAVCAAGATVLVPALGLPFATGSLLAAAFVLGLATQGAKIATDTVVQSTVDDTFRGRVFSVYDVLFNVAFVGAAGVAALMLPPDGRSVPLVVTVAAVYGVVAAAMARFESQ; from the coding sequence ATGGCCGTCGTCCGTGACCTGCGCTTCCTGCTGCGCCTGAAGGGATTCCGGCGCCTGCTCGCCGTTCGCCTCCTCTCCCAGGGCGCCGACGGTGTCTACCAGGTCGCGCTCGCCACCTACGTCGTCTTCTCCCCGGAGAAGCAGACCTCCGCGGCCGCGATCGCCTCCGCCATGGCGGTCCTGCTGCTCCCGTACTCCCTGGTGGGCCCCTTCGCCGGGGTCCTGCTGGACCGCTGGCGGCGTCGCCAGGTCTTCCTGTACGGCAATCTGCTGCGCGCCGCCCTCGCCACCGTGACCGCGGTGCTGATGATCGCGTCCGTCCCGGACTGGCTCTTCTACGTCTCGGCCCTCTGCGTCACGGCCGTCAACCGCTTCGTGCTCGCGGGCCTGTCCGCCGCGCTGCCCCGCGTGGTGGACGCGGATCGACTGGTGATCGCCAACTCGCTCTCCCCGACCGCCGGCACCCTGGCCGCCACGGCGGGCGGCGGCCTCGCCTTCGTCGTGCGCCTCGCGGTCGCCGACACCGATGCCGCCGTGGTGCTGCTCGGGGCCTTCCTCTACCTGTGCGGGGCGCTGGCATCCCTTCGGATCGCCGTGGAACTGCTGGGGCCCGACCCGACGCTCGTACCGCCGAGGCTGACCTCCGCGTTCACCGGCACCGCCCGCGACCTCGTGGCAGGCCTACGTCATCTTGCCGCTCCGGCCCGCCGGGAAGCGGCCTGGGCGCTCGCGGGCATGACGCTGATGCGGTTCTGCTACGGCGCCCTGCTGGTCATGCTGCTGATGCTGTGCCGGTACGCCCTGACCTCGAGCGCGGAGGAGGGGCTCGCTCTGCTGGGGCTGGCGCTGGGGGTCTCGGGGGCGGGCTTCTTCGCGGCGGCGGTGGTCACTCCCTGGGCCGCGGGACGGCTGGGGCCCGGCCGATGGATGGCCGTCTGCGCGGCGGGCGCCACCGTGCTCGTGCCGGCCCTCGGGCTGCCGTTCGCCACGGGGTCACTGCTCGCCGCGGCGTTCGTGCTGGGGCTGGCGACGCAGGGGGCGAAGATCGCGACCGACACGGTGGTCCAGTCCACGGTCGACGACACCTTCCGCGGCCGGGTCTTCTCCGTCTACGACGTGCTGTTCAACGTCGCCTTCGTCGGCGCGGCCGGGGTGGCCGCGCTCATGCTGCCGCCGGACGGCCGGTCGGTGCCGCTGGTGGTGACGGTCGCCGCGGTCTACGGAGTGGTTGCAGCGGCTATGGCACGGTTTGAGAGCCAGTAA
- a CDS encoding LppU/SCO3897 family protein translates to MTTQPPPQGNPFAQNQPQAPQQPQGQNPYAQGQPGFPQQAGQPGQPGFPQQGAPYAPVPPQPARRKLSFKTIKNIVIAVVVVGVAVGGYIASRDDADTAAVGDCMHRGSSSDTDPDLEVVDCGDTKAQYVVLAKIEGSFSALTAESKCSAAAKDFQYSYTESGSGSDFLLCLKDK, encoded by the coding sequence GTGACCACCCAGCCGCCGCCTCAGGGCAACCCGTTCGCGCAGAATCAGCCGCAGGCTCCGCAGCAGCCCCAGGGGCAGAACCCCTACGCCCAGGGGCAGCCGGGCTTCCCGCAGCAGGCCGGTCAGCCCGGCCAGCCCGGGTTTCCGCAGCAGGGTGCGCCCTACGCTCCGGTGCCGCCCCAGCCCGCCCGCCGCAAGCTGAGCTTCAAGACGATCAAGAACATCGTCATCGCGGTGGTCGTCGTGGGTGTCGCGGTCGGTGGTTACATCGCGAGCCGTGACGACGCCGACACGGCCGCGGTCGGCGACTGCATGCACCGTGGCAGCAGCAGCGACACCGACCCGGACCTCGAGGTCGTCGACTGCGGTGACACGAAGGCCCAGTACGTGGTGCTGGCCAAGATCGAGGGGTCCTTCTCCGCCCTCACGGCCGAGAGCAAGTGCTCGGCGGCGGCCAAGGACTTCCAGTACTCGTACACCGAGAGCGGCAGCGGCAGTGACTTCCTGCTCTGCCTGAAGGACAAGTAG
- a CDS encoding CCA tRNA nucleotidyltransferase, giving the protein MPNANEVSPDALSREQHRAVTEPLRVAPVADDLARRFQDAGFALALVGGSVRDALLGRLGNDLDFTTDARPQDVLKIVRPWADAVWEVGIAFGTVGAQKDGWQIEVTTYRSEAYDRTSRKPEVSYGDTIEEDLVRRDFTVNAMAVALPEKVFIDPHGGLDDLAARVLRTPGTPEDSFSDDPLRMMRAARFAAQLDFQVAPEVVAAMKDMAERIDIVSAERVRDELNKLILSPHPRKGLTLLVDTGLADRVLPELPALRLERDEHHRHKDVYDHTLIVLEQAMALESEGPDLILRLAALLHDIGKPRTRRFEEDGRVSFHHHEVVGAKMTKKRMTALKYSNDLVKDVSRLVELHLRFHGYGTGEWTDSAVRRYVRDAGPLLDRLHKLTRSDCTTRNKRKASALSRAYDGLEDRIAQLQEQEELDAIRPDLDGNQIMEILGVGPGPAVGQAYKHLLELRLENGPMEYEAAVTALREWWAAQEL; this is encoded by the coding sequence GTGCCTAACGCCAACGAAGTCAGCCCCGATGCCCTGAGCCGGGAGCAGCACCGCGCGGTGACTGAGCCGCTGCGGGTCGCCCCTGTCGCCGACGATCTCGCCCGCCGTTTCCAGGATGCCGGGTTCGCGCTCGCCCTGGTCGGCGGCTCGGTCCGGGACGCGTTGCTCGGCCGGCTCGGCAACGACCTGGACTTCACGACCGATGCCCGCCCCCAGGACGTACTGAAGATCGTGCGGCCGTGGGCCGACGCGGTCTGGGAGGTCGGGATCGCCTTCGGCACGGTCGGGGCGCAGAAGGACGGCTGGCAGATCGAGGTGACCACCTACCGGTCGGAGGCGTACGACCGCACCTCGCGCAAGCCCGAGGTGTCCTACGGCGACACCATCGAGGAGGACCTCGTCCGGCGCGACTTCACGGTGAACGCGATGGCCGTCGCACTCCCGGAGAAGGTGTTCATCGACCCGCACGGTGGGCTCGACGACCTCGCGGCCCGCGTGCTGCGTACCCCGGGGACTCCCGAGGACTCCTTTTCCGACGACCCGCTGCGGATGATGCGAGCCGCGCGCTTCGCCGCTCAGCTCGACTTCCAGGTGGCCCCCGAGGTGGTGGCCGCCATGAAGGACATGGCCGAGCGCATCGATATCGTCTCGGCCGAGCGGGTCCGGGACGAGTTGAACAAGCTCATCCTCTCCCCGCACCCGCGCAAGGGACTGACTCTGCTGGTGGACACCGGCCTCGCCGACCGAGTCCTGCCCGAGCTGCCGGCGCTGCGGCTGGAGCGGGACGAGCACCACCGGCACAAGGACGTCTACGACCACACACTCATCGTGCTGGAGCAGGCGATGGCCCTGGAGAGTGAGGGCCCCGACCTGATCCTGCGCCTGGCCGCCCTGCTGCACGACATCGGCAAGCCGCGTACGCGCCGCTTCGAGGAGGACGGCAGGGTCTCGTTCCACCACCACGAGGTGGTCGGGGCCAAGATGACGAAGAAGCGCATGACCGCGCTCAAGTACTCCAACGACCTGGTGAAGGACGTCTCGCGCCTGGTCGAGCTGCACCTGCGCTTCCACGGTTACGGGACGGGCGAGTGGACGGACTCCGCGGTCCGCCGCTATGTCCGGGACGCCGGGCCGCTGCTGGACCGACTGCACAAGCTGACGCGCTCGGACTGCACGACGCGCAACAAGCGCAAGGCTTCGGCTCTCTCCCGTGCGTACGACGGTCTAGAGGACCGCATCGCGCAGCTTCAGGAGCAGGAGGAGCTGGACGCGATCCGGCCGGACCTGGATGGCAACCAGATCATGGAGATCCTCGGTGTCGGCCCCGGGCCGGCTGTCGGTCAGGCCTACAAGCATCTGCTGGAGCTGCGCCTGGAGAACGGGCCGATGGAGTACGAGGCCGCGGTGACGGCGCTCAGGGAGTGGTGGGCCGCTCAGGAGTTGTAA
- a CDS encoding DUF6049 family protein, translating to MAEAADFQGTSASPARRWLRRTATLLAGAPLLAGLVQLPAAGPVHAEEAAAALTDADSGSVAVAVDSLTPSAPTDGDTVTVSGTVTNKGKRAVTDAHVGLRVGPEIDTRSSVDAISKDSDDLQGSIAPEIDDKYTAKFSKLAPGVAEHFNISVPVDDLDLGGDGVYEFAVSLSGETSAQPWEQILGIQRTFLPWQPDEAATRTKTTALWPLVSTTHMAAETGPNEEQTPVFLNDDLAKEISPGGRLNQMVTLGKDLDVTWVVDPDLLASVDAMTGSYRIRDGDKTTAGTHQAIAKQWLADLQDAVADEEVVALPFADPDLASLAHNGTDVAGSLSQLKDATDVISNTVEPILHVKPNTEFAWPVEGAVDRSIVKVATSAGADKVIARSDSLQETNGLQYTPSAARPIGGGTTAVVSDARMSTAFGGDLTKASASTLAVQRFLAQSLALNLQTDKQRSIVIAPQRTPSGSQARAMAEALRAIQSGTWSTSQKLASASTAKPDPEATTKVPGTSSYPSALRKKELPRSAFVESARTQNSLDRFKVVLSDPSRVVTPFGRALNREMSASWRGRATEAASFRADVKSYLDSLTGRVRLIDKSETKLSGRSATIPVTVQNNLVQDVGPLVLRLTSTNPTRLEIGGADYEEQPISVSGGHSQSVKFTTSANANGRATVIAQLYTTDGRKYGEPVTFDVKVTEITATVMLVIGGGVLLLVLAGFRMYTQRKRAAARAAEKSESGETESAENSEDDPENPEDPEGRLTQESEEQGRAADPEQASDPTPDTAAESADPSGTGERVDR from the coding sequence GTGGCCGAGGCGGCAGACTTCCAGGGGACCAGTGCCTCACCTGCCCGCCGGTGGCTCCGGCGCACCGCGACACTGCTCGCCGGGGCGCCGTTGCTGGCCGGCCTGGTCCAGCTGCCCGCCGCAGGACCGGTTCACGCCGAGGAGGCGGCCGCCGCCCTCACCGACGCCGACTCGGGCTCGGTGGCCGTGGCCGTCGACTCACTCACCCCCTCGGCGCCCACGGACGGGGACACGGTGACCGTGTCGGGCACCGTGACCAACAAGGGCAAGCGGGCCGTCACCGACGCCCATGTGGGTCTGCGGGTGGGTCCCGAGATCGACACCCGCTCGTCCGTCGACGCGATCTCCAAGGACAGCGACGATCTCCAGGGATCCATCGCCCCGGAGATCGACGACAAGTACACCGCGAAGTTCTCCAAGCTCGCTCCCGGCGTCGCCGAGCACTTCAACATCTCCGTACCGGTCGACGACCTGGACCTCGGCGGCGACGGCGTCTACGAATTCGCCGTCTCCCTCTCCGGAGAGACCTCCGCGCAGCCGTGGGAGCAGATTCTCGGCATCCAGCGGACCTTCCTGCCGTGGCAGCCCGACGAGGCCGCCACCAGGACCAAGACCACGGCGCTGTGGCCCCTCGTCTCCACCACTCACATGGCCGCGGAGACAGGACCGAACGAGGAGCAGACACCGGTCTTCCTCAACGACGACCTGGCCAAGGAGATCTCCCCCGGCGGCCGTCTGAACCAGATGGTGACGCTGGGCAAGGACCTCGACGTCACCTGGGTGGTCGATCCGGACCTGCTGGCCTCCGTCGACGCGATGACGGGCAGCTACCGCATCCGGGACGGGGACAAGACCACCGCCGGCACCCATCAGGCGATCGCCAAGCAGTGGTTGGCCGACCTGCAGGACGCGGTGGCCGACGAGGAGGTCGTCGCCCTCCCCTTCGCCGACCCGGACCTGGCGTCCCTGGCCCACAACGGCACGGACGTCGCCGGCTCCCTGAGCCAGTTGAAGGACGCCACGGACGTCATCAGCAACACGGTCGAGCCGATCCTCCACGTCAAGCCGAACACCGAATTCGCCTGGCCCGTGGAGGGCGCCGTCGACCGGTCGATCGTGAAGGTCGCCACCTCCGCGGGTGCCGACAAGGTGATCGCGCGCAGCGACAGCCTCCAGGAGACCAACGGTCTGCAGTACACGCCCTCCGCCGCCCGCCCCATCGGCGGCGGCACCACGGCAGTCGTGTCGGACGCCCGCATGTCCACGGCGTTCGGGGGCGACCTGACGAAGGCCTCCGCCTCTACGCTCGCGGTACAGCGCTTCCTCGCCCAGAGCCTGGCCCTGAACCTCCAGACCGACAAGCAGCGCAGCATCGTCATCGCCCCGCAGCGCACGCCCTCCGGCAGCCAGGCGCGCGCGATGGCCGAGGCCCTGCGGGCTATCCAGAGCGGCACCTGGTCCACCTCCCAGAAGCTGGCGTCGGCCTCCACGGCCAAGCCTGACCCGGAAGCCACCACCAAGGTGCCGGGGACCTCCTCGTACCCCTCGGCGCTGCGCAAGAAGGAACTTCCCCGGTCGGCCTTCGTGGAGAGCGCGCGGACCCAGAACTCGCTCGACAGGTTCAAAGTCGTCCTGTCCGACCCCTCCCGGGTGGTGACCCCCTTCGGGCGCGCTCTGAACCGGGAGATGTCCGCGTCGTGGCGGGGCCGGGCCACCGAGGCGGCGTCGTTCCGAGCCGACGTGAAGTCGTACCTCGACAGCCTGACGGGCCGGGTCAGACTGATCGACAAGTCGGAGACGAAGCTCTCCGGCCGCAGCGCCACGATCCCGGTGACGGTACAGAACAACCTGGTGCAGGACGTCGGTCCGCTGGTCCTCCGGCTCACCTCGACGAACCCGACACGCCTCGAGATCGGCGGCGCCGACTACGAGGAGCAGCCGATCTCCGTATCCGGCGGCCACAGCCAGTCGGTGAAGTTCACCACGTCGGCCAACGCCAACGGCCGGGCCACGGTGATCGCCCAGCTGTACACGACGGACGGCCGGAAGTACGGCGAGCCCGTCACCTTCGACGTGAAGGTCACCGAGATCACGGCCACCGTGATGCTCGTCATCGGCGGCGGTGTCCTGCTGCTCGTCCTCGCCGGCTTCCGGATGTACACCCAGCGCAAGCGCGCCGCGGCCCGCGCCGCCGAGAAGAGCGAGTCCGGGGAGACGGAGTCGGCGGAGAACTCCGAGGACGACCCGGAGAACCCGGAGGACCCCGAAGGACGTCTCACGCAGGAGTCCGAGGAACAGGGCCGGGCAGCCGACCCGGAGCAGGCGAGTGACCCGACACCGGACACCGCAGCGGAAAGCGCCGACCCGTCCGGCACGGGTGAGAGAGTGGACCGTTGA
- the murJ gene encoding murein biosynthesis integral membrane protein MurJ gives MNAPYDGDRGQAVDGSGQPQGPPPGPDQTPPQPPVDMYLQDAYDQDPYRAQDLSAQDPVSEALYDRAAHPPPPPGTYPPQQPLYSQPSPSPYAPDPRVWAQTPAPEPEGPTQYLPYGDDPRTTQFVGVDDLVTQAGDQRHEPDAFAHLFRDQQQGGGHPSYENQGSVPAPAPGPYAGTPGPGQYGGASGPGQYGGTPGPGQYGGAPAPGQYGGHQAPDPYGNAQAAHGQYGGGPAPTPGQHAAPAPGQYAVAPTPEAAEAPLQAPEPAPAAAPAKKGGRAGGLLKSSAVMAAGTMVSRLTGFIRSALIVSALGVGLLGDTFQVAYQLPTMIYILTVGGGLNSVFVPQLVRAMKDDDDGGEAYANRLLTLVMVALGALTVLTVLGAPLLIRLLSNSVSSDPAANEVGITFVRYFLPSIFFMGLHVVMGQVLNARGRFGAMMWTPVLNNIVIIVTLGMFIWVYGTAENSGMQVTSIPPEGERLLGIGVLLGLIVQSLAMIPYLRETGFRLRLRFDWRGHGLGKAVTLAKWTVLFVLANQAGAMIVIQLSTAAGKASPVDGTGFAAYANAQLIWGLPQAIITVSLMAALLPRISRSASEEDGGAVRDDISQGLRTTAVAIVPVSFGFVALGIPMCTLMFGSSGTSEATNMGYMLMAFGLGLIPYSVQYVVLRAFYAYEDTRTPFYNTVIVAVFNAAASALCYLLLPSRWAVIGMAASYGLAYVIGVGVAWRRLRKRLGGDLDGARVLRTYARLCIASVPAALLSGAACYAISRALGQGVLGSFAALLAGGLLLFGVFFVAARRMRIEEVNSLVGMVRGRLGR, from the coding sequence ATGAACGCGCCGTACGACGGTGACCGCGGTCAGGCCGTGGACGGCTCGGGCCAACCCCAGGGTCCGCCACCGGGCCCCGACCAGACGCCGCCGCAACCGCCCGTGGACATGTACCTCCAGGACGCCTACGACCAGGATCCGTACCGGGCGCAGGACCTCTCCGCCCAGGACCCCGTGTCCGAGGCGCTCTACGACCGCGCCGCGCACCCTCCTCCGCCCCCGGGCACCTACCCGCCGCAGCAGCCGCTGTACTCCCAGCCCTCCCCGTCGCCCTACGCGCCGGACCCCCGCGTCTGGGCACAGACCCCGGCGCCCGAGCCGGAGGGCCCGACCCAGTACCTGCCGTACGGCGACGACCCGCGGACCACCCAGTTCGTCGGCGTCGACGACCTGGTCACCCAGGCGGGCGATCAACGTCACGAGCCGGACGCCTTCGCCCACCTGTTCCGCGACCAGCAGCAGGGCGGCGGCCACCCCTCGTACGAGAACCAGGGATCCGTACCCGCTCCAGCCCCCGGGCCGTACGCCGGGACGCCGGGGCCCGGACAGTACGGCGGAGCGTCGGGGCCCGGACAGTACGGCGGAACGCCGGGGCCCGGACAGTACGGCGGAGCGCCGGCACCGGGCCAGTACGGCGGACACCAGGCACCCGACCCGTACGGAAACGCCCAGGCGGCGCACGGTCAGTACGGCGGTGGGCCCGCCCCGACGCCCGGACAGCACGCGGCGCCCGCCCCCGGCCAGTACGCGGTGGCCCCCACCCCCGAAGCGGCCGAGGCCCCCCTCCAGGCCCCGGAGCCCGCCCCCGCGGCCGCCCCGGCCAAGAAGGGCGGGCGGGCGGGAGGCCTGCTGAAGTCGAGCGCCGTGATGGCGGCCGGCACGATGGTGTCGCGGCTGACCGGTTTCATCCGCTCGGCGCTGATCGTCTCGGCGCTGGGCGTCGGCCTGCTCGGCGACACCTTCCAGGTCGCCTACCAACTGCCCACGATGATCTACATCCTCACCGTCGGCGGCGGCCTGAACTCGGTCTTCGTACCGCAGCTCGTACGAGCGATGAAGGACGACGACGACGGCGGCGAGGCCTACGCCAACCGCCTGCTGACCCTTGTCATGGTGGCGCTCGGCGCACTGACGGTTCTCACCGTCCTCGGCGCGCCCCTGCTGATCCGGCTCCTGTCCAATTCCGTCTCCAGTGACCCGGCCGCGAACGAGGTGGGCATCACCTTCGTCCGCTACTTCCTGCCGTCGATCTTCTTCATGGGTCTGCACGTGGTGATGGGGCAGGTCCTCAACGCCCGCGGCAGGTTCGGCGCGATGATGTGGACGCCCGTCCTGAACAACATCGTCATCATCGTGACCCTGGGGATGTTCATCTGGGTCTACGGCACCGCCGAGAACTCGGGGATGCAGGTCACGAGCATTCCGCCGGAGGGCGAGCGGCTGCTCGGCATCGGAGTGCTGCTGGGGCTCATCGTGCAGTCGCTGGCCATGATCCCGTACCTGCGGGAGACGGGTTTCCGGCTTCGGCTGCGCTTCGACTGGAGGGGCCACGGACTGGGCAAGGCCGTCACCCTCGCCAAGTGGACGGTTCTGTTCGTCCTCGCCAACCAGGCGGGCGCCATGATCGTCATCCAGTTGTCGACCGCCGCGGGCAAGGCGTCACCCGTCGACGGCACCGGCTTCGCCGCCTACGCGAACGCCCAGCTGATCTGGGGCCTGCCCCAGGCCATCATCACCGTCTCCCTCATGGCCGCCCTGCTGCCCCGCATCTCCCGCTCGGCGTCCGAGGAGGACGGGGGAGCGGTCCGGGACGACATCTCCCAGGGGCTGCGCACCACGGCCGTCGCCATCGTCCCCGTCTCCTTCGGTTTCGTCGCACTCGGCATCCCGATGTGCACGCTCATGTTCGGCTCCTCAGGCACCAGCGAGGCCACCAACATGGGCTACATGCTGATGGCCTTCGGTCTCGGCCTCATCCCGTACTCCGTCCAGTACGTCGTCCTGCGCGCCTTCTACGCCTACGAGGACACCCGGACGCCCTTCTACAACACCGTCATCGTCGCCGTGTTCAACGCCGCGGCCTCGGCACTGTGTTACCTCCTGCTGCCGTCCCGCTGGGCCGTCATCGGCATGGCAGCCTCCTACGGCCTGGCCTACGTGATCGGCGTGGGCGTCGCCTGGCGCAGGCTGCGCAAGCGACTCGGCGGGGACCTGGACGGCGCCCGCGTCCTGCGGACGTACGCCCGGCTCTGCATCGCCTCCGTCCCGGCCGCCCTCCTCAGTGGCGCCGCCTGCTACGCGATCAGCCGCGCGCTCGGCCAGGGCGTCCTTGGATCGTTCGCCGCGCTGCTGGCCGGCGGGCTGCTCCTGTTCGGCGTCTTCTTCGTCGCTGCCCGCCGCATGCGCATCGAAGAAGTCAACTCGCTGGTCGGCATGGTGCGCGGACGCCTGGGACGCTGA
- a CDS encoding protein kinase family protein — MAERSTAAVDVADNSGDEPLTAQADQSTADGVANNRERDTDSDEAQGNHASEEAGKTSPPELHSGHKLARRYRLEECVTRLDGFSSWRAVDEKLRRAVGVHLLPADHTRARSVLAAARSSALLGDPRFVQVLDAVEDDDLVYVVHEWLPDATELTALLASGPLEVYDAYQMVSQVASAMAAAHREGLAHLRLSPNAVLRTSTGQWRIRGLAVNAALRGISSETPQRTDTEAVGALLYATLTQRWPYESDAHGLTGLPKDIGLIPPDQVRAGVHRGLSELAMRALANDGATASRHESPCTTPEELVKAIGEMPRIRPPEPAYTAPPAYQRTAFQQGAYGRPAAHPGATQPVPTPPPPLQSRTGKALKWGVSALLIAALGLGSWQLADALMERGGKTDDQNQTQTTDGNDKNDERTRPVEPISVQGAQEYVASGSAQAPQDVANTYDGDASTFWRTKKYNEGPKLAPYKPGVGIVYDLGSPQDVSTASIGLRYTGDHTTVHFYATDSLSPSAGVDGMKEIASSTTTGTSLTAKASKAVKTRYVLLWMTDVPNAPSDGYSGAGYKQAITDVTFKG, encoded by the coding sequence GTGGCGGAACGGAGCACAGCTGCCGTCGACGTGGCAGACAACAGCGGTGATGAGCCGCTGACCGCACAGGCGGACCAGTCCACGGCCGACGGGGTGGCCAACAACCGGGAGCGGGACACGGACAGCGACGAGGCACAGGGGAACCACGCGAGCGAGGAAGCCGGCAAGACCTCGCCTCCCGAACTGCACAGCGGGCACAAGCTCGCCAGACGCTACCGCCTCGAGGAGTGCGTCACCCGTCTGGACGGCTTCAGCAGTTGGCGGGCCGTCGACGAGAAGCTGCGCCGCGCCGTCGGGGTCCACCTCCTCCCTGCGGACCACACACGCGCCCGTTCCGTGCTGGCTGCGGCCCGCTCCTCCGCCCTGCTCGGCGATCCCCGCTTCGTCCAGGTACTGGATGCCGTCGAGGACGACGACCTCGTCTACGTCGTGCACGAGTGGCTCCCCGACGCCACCGAGCTGACCGCCCTCCTCGCCTCCGGCCCGCTGGAGGTGTACGACGCCTACCAGATGGTCAGTCAGGTCGCCTCGGCCATGGCGGCCGCCCACCGCGAGGGCCTCGCCCATCTGCGTCTGAGTCCCAACGCGGTGCTGCGCACGTCGACGGGCCAGTGGCGCATCCGCGGCCTGGCCGTCAACGCGGCCCTGCGCGGCATCAGTTCCGAGACCCCCCAGCGCACCGACACCGAGGCGGTCGGCGCCCTCCTGTACGCCACGCTCACCCAGCGCTGGCCGTACGAGAGCGACGCGCACGGTCTGACCGGCCTGCCCAAGGACATCGGGCTGATCCCGCCGGACCAGGTGCGGGCGGGTGTCCACCGCGGCCTGTCCGAACTGGCCATGCGCGCGCTCGCCAATGACGGCGCCACCGCTTCGCGTCACGAGTCCCCGTGCACCACGCCGGAGGAACTGGTGAAGGCGATCGGCGAGATGCCCCGCATCCGCCCGCCGGAGCCGGCGTACACGGCTCCGCCCGCGTACCAGCGGACCGCCTTCCAGCAGGGCGCGTACGGCCGTCCGGCGGCGCACCCCGGTGCCACCCAGCCGGTGCCGACGCCGCCGCCCCCGCTGCAGAGCCGTACCGGCAAGGCGCTCAAGTGGGGTGTCTCGGCCCTGCTGATCGCCGCGCTCGGCCTCGGTAGCTGGCAGCTCGCGGACGCCCTCATGGAGCGGGGCGGCAAGACCGACGACCAGAACCAGACCCAGACGACGGACGGCAACGACAAGAACGACGAGCGGACCAGGCCGGTCGAACCGATCAGTGTCCAGGGGGCCCAGGAGTACGTGGCCAGTGGTTCGGCCCAGGCACCGCAGGACGTGGCCAACACCTACGACGGCGACGCCTCCACCTTCTGGCGGACGAAGAAGTACAACGAAGGCCCGAAGCTCGCTCCGTACAAGCCCGGAGTCGGCATCGTCTACGACCTCGGTTCGCCGCAGGACGTCTCCACGGCGTCGATAGGGCTCCGGTACACCGGCGACCACACGACCGTGCACTTCTACGCCACCGACTCGCTGTCGCCCTCGGCAGGAGTCGACGGCATGAAGGAAATCGCTTCCTCCACCACGACCGGCACCTCCCTCACGGCCAAGGCGTCGAAGGCCGTGAAGACGCGGTACGTGCTGCTGTGGATGACCGACGTGCCGAACGCTCCTTCCGACGGCTACAGCGGCGCCGGCTACAAGCAGGCGATCACCGACGTGACGTTCAAGGGCTGA